The Ferrimonas balearica DSM 9799 genome includes the window GAACCTTGAGTTGCTGCAGGGCTGGAAACTGGATACCGCAAAAGAGCAGCGTAAGCTCAACCGTGAGGTAACCCGGTACGCTGAATTTATGGCGATCTACCTGCGCACCAGCACCCGACAGAAAGAGTTACTTCAGCGCGAAATCAAAACCCTGCCTGCCGAGTCCCGCAGCGCCTTTGAAGGCAAGGTGGCGACACAGGACCGACTGGTTCGCAGCGCCGTCAGCAACCTGAAAGAGGTGTTGGTGCTGATGGAGCAGCAGGGCTTGCCGGTGGAGGAGTACAACGAACTCATCTTCAAAACCACCGGGAATCTGGCGGAAGCGGTGGTGAGTATCGGGGCGATGCGCACGGTGCTCTCGGGATTGTGGGATGACTCACTGAACTGGTTGAAGACCAATCTGGGTGGCATTCTGTCCCGCCTGGTGTTGTTTGCCGCCCTGATGGGGGTAGCGGTGTTTATCTCACGCCTGGTAAGGCGTGGCATTGAGCGGGCGGTCACCCACCGAAAAGCCCACTTCAGCACCTTGGTGCAGGACTTCTTTATTACCGTGGGCGGCAATCTGGTGGTGATCATCGGTTTGCTGTTTGCGTTGGCGCAGGTCGGTCTGGACCTGACCCCGGTACTCACCGGTTTGGGGGTGGCGGGTATCGTGATCGGCTTTGCCCTGCAGGACACCCTGTCCAATTTTGCCTCCGGCATGATGATTCTGATCTACCGGCCGTTCGATGTCGGTGACTATGTTGAGGCTGGCGGGGTGGCCGGCAAAGTGGGGAAGATGAGCCTGGTCAACACCACCATCCGAACCTTCGACAATCAGGTGTTTATGGTGCCCAACGCCAAGATTTGGGGGGAAACCATCAAGAACATCACCTCCGAACGGATCCGCCGGGTGGATCTGGTGTTTGGCGTGGCGTACACCGACAACGTCGAGCAGGTGGAGCAGATTCTGGAAGAGATCGTGACCAAGCATCCGTCGGTGCTGAAGACGCCGGAACACGTCATCCGCCTCCATGTCCTGAACGAATCCTCCGTCGACTTTATCGTACGCCCCTGGGTGAAGACCGACGATTACTGGGATGTGTACTGGGACATCACCCGCGAAGTGAAAGTGCGCTTCGACCAGGAGGGGATCACCATTCCGTTCCCGCAGCGGGAGCTGCACGTCCACACCATCACCCCACCGCCTCAGCTGCCTGACGAGCCGGTCTCGCTGCAACGCTCCGATACCGGATTGCGCGCGGCGGGTGAAGGGGAGGATGGCACCCTCTAAGTCGGCGAAGAACAGCAAAAAGGCGGTGCCTCAGGCGCCGCCTTTTTCGATCCTCGTGGGTTAGCTGCCCCGTTGATAACGGCGCTGTATCTGCGCCACCTCAACGGAGTAGTGCTGATACCAGCTCGCTTTACCCAATGTCTGGGCGACCTGATGTTCGCTGTTCTCACGCCAGGCTTGAATGGCGGCTTCTGAATCCCAGTAGGAGAGGGCGATCTCCTCATCACCTTCGGTAACGGCCACAAACTCGAGGCAACCAAACTGGTTCAGGGCGCGTTCGCGCAATTGGGCGGCCATGGTGCTGTAACGGGCATCGAGCTGCACCACCTGGGCGCGGAAGATCACGACGAACATCGACTCAGGGTACCAGTCGGTTAATGGCCGGGATCCGTGCCAGTGCGGCCGTGATGGCCCAGGCCACCAGCAGCGTCACCACGGTAATAACCGGAATGCCGATCAGGGTGTGGCCAAACCAGCCATAAACCCCGTTCTCCAGATCCCGTACCGGGATCAGCAACAACGGGTGCACCAGGTAGATCCCCAGGCTGTAGGTGGAGATGGAGGTGATCACCTTCTTGGCGCCAGCACCGATGCGGTCCGCGTAGCTCTGGGCCAGCACAAACAGCATGCCGCCGATCAACACCGTATTCAGGGTTTTGTATCCCATAAACAGCGAGCTGTAGGCGCCTTTGGCTTCGGAGGCGTACCAGGTGCCGATGACGTTGAGCAGCGCAGAGCCAATCCCCAGAACCAGCCAGATTTTCAGCTGCGGGCGGTTATCCCGGTTAAACAGGTACCAGCCCAGCACCAGGTAACCGGTGTAGAGCAGAATGTTTTGACGCAACGGCGTCTCCACCTTAAGCAGGTGCATCAGGGTCAGCAGCATCCAGGCGGCGATCAGCAGTTTGACCCGCTCCGGGTCCATCCGGTGCAGCAACGGCGCCAACAGCGGAATCACGAAGTAGAGCGGAATGAAGTCGTAGAAAAACCAGAGGTGGTACCAGACCGGTTCGTTGGGGGAGGCTTCAATGATCGCCAGCGTGTCGGATGCCGACCACTGGCCGCCGCTGAATCCGCCGACGGCGGCGTAGATTAGGGTCCAGCCGATAAAGGGCACCACCACTTTGCCCAGCCGTCGCTGGAGGTAGTGGCGGTTGTCAAACGGGCGGGTATCGGACAGCAGCAGGGCACCGCTGATCATCATAAACACCGGTACTGCCCAGCGGGTCAGGGCGTTGATGCTGACGGCACCAAACCATTGGTGGTCAGGAATGACGCCATATCCCCCCCGCAATGGGCCGAGGACGTGGATGGCGATTACGGCGATGGCGGCGATAAACCGCAGCAGGTGGATGTAGAAGATGTCCGGGCGACGTGCGCTCATGCCAAATTCCTTGAGCCAATGGTTGGTTTCTATCCTACTCATTGTGCTGTAAAAACGCGACCAGAGGGGCCAGTGGCAGGGCATAAAAAAACGCCACCCAGGGGAAGGTGGCGCATAAAGAGAATGATGACTCAAGGATAAATCGATTGCAGGGAAGTGACTTATCTGATGGATAGGACCGGCGACCAAGAGAAAAAGTTCACTGACGGTGAAAATAAAGCGAAAAAAACGTCGGGCCAGTGAGAAAGGCAAAAAAAGCCGCCCACTAGGGGCGGCAAACAAGAACGATGATTGGTTCCATGCACGCGTTGCTGCGAGCGTGTACCCGGTGTGACTGCCGCGATAGCGCGAGGTTCAGCGCACAAATGAGCTTTGGATCTGAATCGTGATGCTGGTCACGAATTGATCAGATCTTCAGCCCCATCAGCTGCTGCTGCATGCCGTCGGCAGTGCCCCGCACTGCCTGGCTGGCGTCCACCGATTCCACCGCGGATTGCTCCAGTTCGTGGGACTGGTTGCGGATCTGCATCAGGTTGCCGGAGATCTCGTTGGCCACGCTGCTTTGCTGCTCGGCGGCGGTGGCGATCTGGCTGCTCATGGCAAACACCTTGTCGGAGTGCTGGGCAATCTGCATCAGGTCCTGACCGGCGCGGCTGACCAGGTTCTGGCCCTGCTCGGCCCGGTCTACCGTGCGGGCCATCAGCTCCTCCAGGTTTCGGGTGCCGGCCTGCAGCTCCTCAATCATCTTCTGGATCTCCACCGTGGCGGCCTGAGTCCGTCCGGCCAGGGAGCGCACTTCGTCCGCCACCACAGCAAAACCGCGGCCCTGATGGCCGGCTCGGGCGGCCTCAATGGCGGCGTTGAGGGCAAGCAGGTTGGTTTGCTCAGAGATGCCGTTGATGGTGGTCACCACCGCATCGATGCGATCCGCGTTGGTGTTGACCTGACTGACCGCGCTGGAGGCGCTGTGCACCTCCGTCACCAGTTGCTCAATGGTGGCGATGGTGGTTTGAATCTGTTCGTGGCCGTTTTCGGCATCCCGAGACGCCTGGCGGGTTTCCACTGAGGTTTGCTCGGCGTGGTTGGCCACCTCACGCACGGTGGCGGTCATCTCCTCCATGGCTGAGGCCAGGGTATCCAGATGAAGACGCTGGTCCACCGCCAGTTCCTTGCTGTTGCTGGCCTGGCTTTCCAATGAGTGGGAAGCCGCCTGCATCCGCTCGGAGATGCCGCGCAGGTCACGGACAACCCGCTGGCGGGTGGCGATCAGCTCATCGATGTGGTTGGCCAGAGGACGCAGGTCATCGCGGCCGGGATCAAAGTTCATCCGCACCGTCAGGTCGTTGTTGGCGGCCTGGCGCATCACCTCCTGCATAAAGGCGAGACTGCCGGTGATAAAGCGACGCACGGTGTAGGAGACAAAGAGGGTCAGTATCACCACCGCCAGGATCGCCACCAGCAGGGTTTTATGCTCCGCAATCACCGAGTTGGCGTTGGCAACGGGCTGGCGGTACTGCAGGTAGATGCCGGGAAGGATTTCGGCGCTGTAGTACTGGAAGCCGCCGCGGCTTAGGATCTCACCCGCGGGCACCAGAGCGGGGTCACCCTGCTTAAGGATGGTGCCGTTTTGCAGGCTGGCGACCAGACGGGCCCGATTGTCTTCGTCGAGATGGGCGAAGAGGGCGGCCTGATCTCGGGTTTTGCCCACCAGTGATTGTTCGAGACTGGCCGCATTGGCGTCGATATCGGCCTGGATAAAGAGGCTGGCAAAGACCAGAAGGGCGATGATAGGGGTGACCGAGATAAGCAACAGCTTCTCTTTGATGGTCAGGCGGATAAGGTAGGGGTCCCAGAAGCCGGGTTTACTTTCGTTCATGCCGTGTTCACTGCCAGAGTTTCGGTTCAGCGCCCTTAGTCGGCCTGATTGGCAGTGAACTTTAAACGGGATTCGTGTGCGGTTGAATTAGTGGGAGGCGGATCACGCAATGGCTGAAACCCCGGTCATTGCGCGCTCCCACAGTCGCTGCTCGCCGGATCAGGCAGCGATGTTGGCTTTCTGCCCTTCATCAGGATCCGCCGGCAATTGACGATAAAGCGCAATCAACCGTTGGTAACTGTCCCGTGATGCCGGGTCGGTGCGCCTTGCCAGCAGTTGCGATCCCTTAACCAGCAACTGGTGCGCCACCCGATATTGGCCCCGAGCGATGGCGACGGTGGCGCGCTGCTCCACACTGCTGATGTTCATCTCCACCTGAAGGGTATGCAGCTGTGCATCCAGCTGGGCATGTTCGTCCTCCTGCAACAGACCGGAACGGCGTGCAGCACGCCCCAGTTGGCGCTGCTTCCGGATCGCAGTGAGTATCACCAGGTGCTGTTTGTCCGTTCGCGGAAGCGCACACAGCTGCTTTGTCTCTTCGTGCCCGCTGGATTGCAGTTGGGCGAGGGCATTTCGCACCACCCGCAGGCGCTGGGCAAACGCAGTGTCAGCCGGATCCAGCGTCGCCATGGTCAACTGCGCCTGTACCATCTGTTGGTCGAGATGGGTGAGCAGCAGGGGATGGACGCTCAGCAGGTTGGAAAACCGCACAATCTGTTCAGCAAAATCGACCCCTTCGCGACAGGCGCGGATCCCGTTGAGGCGAAGCGCAGCAGTGTGCTGACGACGCCTGCGCCAGGCCCAGGTGGCGAAGACAATTGTGGACACCGCCGTGATGGCAAACCAGAAAGACATAGTAAAAGCAGCGTGTTAGACGTTTTAAGGCGCGCAAGAATAGCGGAAATCCCGGTGTTGTCGACGCCTAATTTATTGATGCGGCGCAAGACTCAGTCGGCGTTGGTGAGCCTTTGTCCGGCCCTCGAACCATTGAGGGCGTTCAGTCGACAAATCGCCCTGTAGCGGGCCAGCCGCTATGATTCTCAGTCACAGTCACGTCCGCCACCCTGGGGAGTCACGGACCGGATTGCGGTGCAATCACAACTGAACAGAATTCAATTCGTTGCCGAATGGGCGAATAAACTTTGTCCGATTGTGCAATTGACTCGCCAGACGAGTTTTTTTAGCCCGCACAATGGAGTAAAATTTCCCCCCTTTATCAGTCGATTGATTTTCGACCGGATCGGACCCGAGAAGAGAAAGATGCAGCAACTAGCAGAGATTGTCGCTCAGGCGTTGGCCGCCATCGAGGCGACCGACGATCTGAAAGCGCTCGATGATATCCGGGTAAACTACCTGGGTAAGAAGGGTGAGATCACCGCCCTGATGAAATCCTTGGGACAGTTGTCCGCCGAGGAGCGCCCCGCAGCGGGCCAACAGATCAATGCCGGTAAGCAGCAGGTTCAGCAGGCGCTCAACGCCCGTATTGAAACCCTGCAAAGCGCCGCCCTCAACGCCAAACTGGCTGAGGAAGCCGTGGATGTCACCCTGCCGGGCCGTAAACTGGCCACCGGCGGCCTGCACCCGGTAAACCGTACCATCGAACGCATCGAAGCTTTCTTTGCCGATCTGGGCTTCGACGTCGCGTCTGGTCCGGAAGTGGAAGACGGCTTCCATAACTTCGATGCGCTGAACATTCCGCCCCATCATCCGGCGCGGACCGATCACGATACCTTCTTCTTTAATCCTGATCTGATGCTGCGCACCCACACCAGTGGCGTGCAGATCCGGACCATGGAAGCGAATAAGCCGCCGATCCGAGTGATCTGCCCGGGCCGTGTATACCGCAACGACTACGACCAGACCCACACCCCGATGTTCCACCAGGTGGAAGGTCTGCTGGTGGCGGAGAAGGTCTCCTTCGCGGAGCTCAAAGGCGTGCTGTACGACTTCCTGCGTAACTTCTTCGAGGAAGATCTGGACGTGCGTTTCCGCCCCTCCTACTTCCCCTTCACTGAGCCGTCTGCCGAAGTGGACGTGCGCCGCAAAGACGGCAAGTGGCTGGAAGTACTGGGCTGCGGCATGGTGCACCCGAAGGTGCTGGAATCCGTTGGCATCGATCCGGAGAAATACGCCGGTTTCGCCTTCGGTATGGGCGTTGAGCGTCTGACCATGCTGCGCTACGGCGTGAATGATCTGCGCGCGTTCTTCGAGAACGACCTGCGCTTCCTGAAACAGTTCCAGTAAGGGGTTACCGATGAAATTTAGTGAATCCTGGTTGCGGGAGTGGGTAAACCCTGCCATCTCCACCGAGGAACTGTCTGAGCAGATCTCCATGGCCGGCCTGGAAGTGGACGGTGTGGACCCGGTTGCCGCCGATTTCCACGGCGTGGTCGTGGGTGAGGTGGTGGAGTGCGGTCAGCACCCGGACGCCGACAAACTGCGCGTGACCAAAGTGAACGTCGGTGGCGAAGAGCTGCTGGACATCGTTTGTGGTGCCTCCAACTGCCGCCTCGGCCTGAAAGTGGCTGTTGCTACCGTGGGCGCTGAACTGCCCGGCGGTTTCAAGATCAAGAAAGCCAAGCTGCGCGGCCAGCCGTCTCACGGCATGCTGTGCTCCTTCACCGAGTTGGGCATCGACGTTGAAGCCGATGGCATCATCGAGCTGCCAGCGGACGCCCCGATCGGTACCGACATCCGTGAATACCTGGCCCTGAACGACAACGCCATCGAGGTTGACCTGACCCCGAACCGCGCTGACTGTCTGGGTCTGGCCGGCCTGGCCCGCGAAGTGGGTGTACTGAACCGTATCGCCGTCAACGAGCCGGAAGTGGCTGCCGTTGAAGCCAGCATTGACGCCGTACACGGCATCCGTGTTGACGCCCCTGAGCACTGCCCGCGCTACCTGGGCCGTGTGGTGAAGAACATCAATGTCAAAGCCGAAACCCCGCTGTGGATGCAGGAAAAACTGCGTCGTGGCGGCATTCGCAGCATTGACGCTGTGGTCGACATCACCAACTTCCTGCTGCTGGAATACGGCCAGCCGATGCACGCCTTTGACCTGGCCAAACTGAATGGCGACATTCAGGTGCGCCTGGCCGCTGCCGGCGACAAGCTGACCCTGCTCGACGGCAACGAAGTGGAGCCCCGCGCGGACACTCTGCTGATCGCCGACGATAACGGTCCGCTGGCGCTGGCGGGCATCTTCGGTGGCGAGCACAGTGGTGTAACCACGGAAACCACCGATGTGCTGCTGGAGTGCGCGTTCTTCAACCCGCTCTCCATCATCGGTAAAGCCCGTTCCTACGGCCTGCACACCGACTCCTCCCACCGTTTCGAGCGCGGCGTTGACCCGCAGCTGCAAGCCAAGGTGATGGAGCGTGCCACCGCACTGCTGCTGTCCATCTGTGGCGGCGAAGCCGGTCCGGTTGTTGAAGTGAAGTCCGATGCGCACCTGCCGCAGCCGGCCACCATCACCCTGCGTCGCGCCAAGCTGGACGCGCTGCTGGGTCATGTGATCAGCGACGAAGACGTGTCTGAAATCCTGACTCGCCTGGGCTGTGAAGTGACCGTCGTCGACGGCGGCTGGCAGGCGAAAGCCCCGAGCTGGCGTTTCGACATGGCGATCGAGCAGGACCTGATTGAGGAAGTGGCCCGCATCTACGGCTACAACAACATCCCCAATCTGGCCCCGGTCGCTGAACTGACCATGACCGACCACACCGAAGCCAAGCTGCCGCTCAAGCGCGTTCGCAGCCTGCTGGTGGACCGCGGTTACCAGGAAGCGATCACCTACAGCTTCGTTGACCCGAAACAGCAGGTCCGCCTGCACCCGGGCATCGAGCCGATGGTTCTGCCGAACCCGATCTCCTCCGAGATGTCCGCCATGCGTCTGTCTCTGTGGACCGGTCTGCTGGGCGCTGTTGCCCACAACCAGGCCCGTCAGCAGAACCGCGTGCGCCTGTTCGAAAGCGGCCTGCGCTTTATCCCGGATGCCAACGAGGCGATGGGTGTACGTCAGGAGCCGGTACTGGCTGCCGTGATTGCGGGCACCCAGAGCGATGAACATTGGGACATGGCCGCCAAGACCGTCGACTTCTTCGACCTGAAAGGCGACCTGGAAGCGGTACTGGCCCTGACCAATACTCCGTACGAGTTCAGCTTCCGTGCTGCCCAGCACCCGGCGCTGCATCCCGGCCAGTGTGCCGAGATCCTCAAGGGTGACGAAGTGGTTGGCCTGATTGGTGCCATCCATCCGCAACACGAGAAGAAGCTGGGCCTCAACGGCCGCACCATCGTGTTCGAGATCGCCCAGTCAGCGATCCTGGAGCGCCAACTGCCGGAAGCCAAGCCGGTTTCCCGCTTCCCGGCCAACCGTCGGGACATCGCCATCGTGGTTGATGAGTCGGTAGGTGGCGGTGACGTTGAAAAAGTGATACGAAAAGTTGGCGGAAATCAGTTGGTTGCCGTAAACTTGTTTGACGTATATCGTGGGAAAGGTGTCAACGAGGGTCAAAAGAGTCTGGCGATTGCACTGACCTTGCAGGATGTCGAGCGCACCCTGGAAGAGAAGGAGATCGCACAAGCGGTTGAGAACATCGTTGCCACTTTGAAGTCAGAGTTCAACGCACAGTTGAGGGACTGAGACACATGGCGCTGACCAAAGCCGATATGGCAGAGCACCTCATCGAAACTTTGGGTCTCCACAAGCGAGACGCCAAGGACGTTGTGGAAGCCTTCTTTGAAGAGATCCGCCTAGCCCTGGA containing:
- a CDS encoding mechanosensitive ion channel family protein, coding for MKRIALLVLWFFTVGLMAQEAPNEVAEAVAAEAQAQAQASKESKAAPGIDLNAEYEQVQADIETTSKRVDELEASWEKTQSEMSRDLLQQQAVADTLTMTQRVDAFLGHVEASTVPEERQLGVDVVRAENRFFQSRLELASSGLRKLFEQYEQADGEKQLLILLNIDDFYSYINWLLMERQKNLELLQGWKLDTAKEQRKLNREVTRYAEFMAIYLRTSTRQKELLQREIKTLPAESRSAFEGKVATQDRLVRSAVSNLKEVLVLMEQQGLPVEEYNELIFKTTGNLAEAVVSIGAMRTVLSGLWDDSLNWLKTNLGGILSRLVLFAALMGVAVFISRLVRRGIERAVTHRKAHFSTLVQDFFITVGGNLVVIIGLLFALAQVGLDLTPVLTGLGVAGIVIGFALQDTLSNFASGMMILIYRPFDVGDYVEAGGVAGKVGKMSLVNTTIRTFDNQVFMVPNAKIWGETIKNITSERIRRVDLVFGVAYTDNVEQVEQILEEIVTKHPSVLKTPEHVIRLHVLNESSVDFIVRPWVKTDDYWDVYWDITREVKVRFDQEGITIPFPQRELHVHTITPPPQLPDEPVSLQRSDTGLRAAGEGEDGTL
- a CDS encoding antibiotic biosynthesis monooxygenase family protein — translated: MFVVIFRAQVVQLDARYSTMAAQLRERALNQFGCLEFVAVTEGDEEIALSYWDSEAAIQAWRENSEHQVAQTLGKASWYQHYSVEVAQIQRRYQRGS
- a CDS encoding acyltransferase, which produces MSARRPDIFYIHLLRFIAAIAVIAIHVLGPLRGGYGVIPDHQWFGAVSINALTRWAVPVFMMISGALLLSDTRPFDNRHYLQRRLGKVVVPFIGWTLIYAAVGGFSGGQWSASDTLAIIEASPNEPVWYHLWFFYDFIPLYFVIPLLAPLLHRMDPERVKLLIAAWMLLTLMHLLKVETPLRQNILLYTGYLVLGWYLFNRDNRPQLKIWLVLGIGSALLNVIGTWYASEAKGAYSSLFMGYKTLNTVLIGGMLFVLAQSYADRIGAGAKKVITSISTYSLGIYLVHPLLLIPVRDLENGVYGWFGHTLIGIPVITVVTLLVAWAITAALARIPAINRLVP
- a CDS encoding methyl-accepting chemotaxis protein; protein product: MNESKPGFWDPYLIRLTIKEKLLLISVTPIIALLVFASLFIQADIDANAASLEQSLVGKTRDQAALFAHLDEDNRARLVASLQNGTILKQGDPALVPAGEILSRGGFQYYSAEILPGIYLQYRQPVANANSVIAEHKTLLVAILAVVILTLFVSYTVRRFITGSLAFMQEVMRQAANNDLTVRMNFDPGRDDLRPLANHIDELIATRQRVVRDLRGISERMQAASHSLESQASNSKELAVDQRLHLDTLASAMEEMTATVREVANHAEQTSVETRQASRDAENGHEQIQTTIATIEQLVTEVHSASSAVSQVNTNADRIDAVVTTINGISEQTNLLALNAAIEAARAGHQGRGFAVVADEVRSLAGRTQAATVEIQKMIEELQAGTRNLEELMARTVDRAEQGQNLVSRAGQDLMQIAQHSDKVFAMSSQIATAAEQQSSVANEISGNLMQIRNQSHELEQSAVESVDASQAVRGTADGMQQQLMGLKI
- the pheS gene encoding phenylalanine--tRNA ligase subunit alpha, with the translated sequence MQQLAEIVAQALAAIEATDDLKALDDIRVNYLGKKGEITALMKSLGQLSAEERPAAGQQINAGKQQVQQALNARIETLQSAALNAKLAEEAVDVTLPGRKLATGGLHPVNRTIERIEAFFADLGFDVASGPEVEDGFHNFDALNIPPHHPARTDHDTFFFNPDLMLRTHTSGVQIRTMEANKPPIRVICPGRVYRNDYDQTHTPMFHQVEGLLVAEKVSFAELKGVLYDFLRNFFEEDLDVRFRPSYFPFTEPSAEVDVRRKDGKWLEVLGCGMVHPKVLESVGIDPEKYAGFAFGMGVERLTMLRYGVNDLRAFFENDLRFLKQFQ
- the pheT gene encoding phenylalanine--tRNA ligase subunit beta translates to MKFSESWLREWVNPAISTEELSEQISMAGLEVDGVDPVAADFHGVVVGEVVECGQHPDADKLRVTKVNVGGEELLDIVCGASNCRLGLKVAVATVGAELPGGFKIKKAKLRGQPSHGMLCSFTELGIDVEADGIIELPADAPIGTDIREYLALNDNAIEVDLTPNRADCLGLAGLAREVGVLNRIAVNEPEVAAVEASIDAVHGIRVDAPEHCPRYLGRVVKNINVKAETPLWMQEKLRRGGIRSIDAVVDITNFLLLEYGQPMHAFDLAKLNGDIQVRLAAAGDKLTLLDGNEVEPRADTLLIADDNGPLALAGIFGGEHSGVTTETTDVLLECAFFNPLSIIGKARSYGLHTDSSHRFERGVDPQLQAKVMERATALLLSICGGEAGPVVEVKSDAHLPQPATITLRRAKLDALLGHVISDEDVSEILTRLGCEVTVVDGGWQAKAPSWRFDMAIEQDLIEEVARIYGYNNIPNLAPVAELTMTDHTEAKLPLKRVRSLLVDRGYQEAITYSFVDPKQQVRLHPGIEPMVLPNPISSEMSAMRLSLWTGLLGAVAHNQARQQNRVRLFESGLRFIPDANEAMGVRQEPVLAAVIAGTQSDEHWDMAAKTVDFFDLKGDLEAVLALTNTPYEFSFRAAQHPALHPGQCAEILKGDEVVGLIGAIHPQHEKKLGLNGRTIVFEIAQSAILERQLPEAKPVSRFPANRRDIAIVVDESVGGGDVEKVIRKVGGNQLVAVNLFDVYRGKGVNEGQKSLAIALTLQDVERTLEEKEIAQAVENIVATLKSEFNAQLRD